In a genomic window of Canis lupus familiaris isolate Mischka breed German Shepherd chromosome 13, alternate assembly UU_Cfam_GSD_1.0, whole genome shotgun sequence:
- the LOC119874406 gene encoding translation initiation factor IF-2-like, with translation MAESRGEAAWRGLCAARGSCGAPWGRGRGRNRRPGAALPSPARTRRCTEQKGKRKSPWRRGPASDPPRPAPPSAEGRGSPQACAPGAGPGCSWHPREKQPLRRRPGSVPPPRGSARNCRPRGRAAPAAPPPPGLRRPATEFKATGASQPRGAPQSFPEAPAVPAPGPYPRELPLRGEGPLVRPVPPPRPRAREPHGNQLPTGAHPHRLGRLPGPRCLALSGLPRGPHLSDLSCGPDPTALQVGSSVALWLESALPFTARAGRWRVFWLRLPSRFSGILIPVRTKIWCWRGGPFQASAPAWH, from the exons ATGGC GGAGTCTCGGGGCGAGGCTGCGTGGCGCGGCCTGTGCGCGGCGCGGGGAAGCTGCGGCGCCCCGTGGGGACGCGGGCGCGGGCGAAACCGGCGCCCGGGAGccgcgctcccctcccccgcGCGGACTCGTCGTTGCACGGAACAAAAGGGAAAGCGAAAGAGCCCCTGGCGTCGCGGCCCCGCCTCGGATcctcctcgccccgccccgccctccgctGAGGGCCGCGGGAGCCCCCAGGCCTGCGCGCCGGGAGCGGGGCCCGGGTGCAGCTGGCACCCTCGGGAGAAGCAGCCCTTGCGGCGCCGGCCCGGCTCCGTCCCTCCGCCCCGCGGGTCAGCGCGGAATTGCCGCCCCCGCGGTCGTgcggccccggccgcccccccaccccccgggttGCGACGTCCAGCAACTGAGTTCAAAGCCACAGGAGCCAGCcagccccggggcgccccgcaGAGCTTCCCCGAGGCCCCCGCGGTGCCGGCGCCCGGACCCTACCCCAGGGAGCTCCCCCTCCGGGGTGAGGGGCCGTTGGTTCGGCCTgtgccgccgccccgcccccgggcacgCGAGCCGCACGGAAACCAGCTCCCCACCGGGGCCCACCCGCACCGGCTCGGTCGGCTCCCAGGGCCGCGCTGCCTCGCTCTGTCGGGGCTTCCGCGGGGCCCCCACCTGTCGGACCTGAGCTGTGGGCCAGACCCCACCGCGCTCCAGGTTGGCTCTTCCGTTGCCCTGTGGCTTGAGTCGGCGCTGCCTTTCACCGCGCGGGCAGGGCGGTGGAGGGTCTTCTGGCTCCGCCTCCCCTCCCGGTTCTCCGGAATCCTGATCCCCGTCAGGACCAAGATCTGGTGCTGGCGGGGTGGCCCCTTCCAG GCTTCAGCTCCCGCCTGGCACTGA
- the LOC119874407 gene encoding sphingomyelin phosphodiesterase 5-like, producing MQSAPAWPPPPASLRPSAFPHPALHALHRLARALLFPAYWALDRLLGCCAPGARPSGLAGLRAAAGAAAALLLLLLAGLPLALPALPLWLLLQAWRRPFCYAPPPPCWAPPAPWRPPAQPVRRFGFLSANVCLLPDGLARFSNLSHSQRRAEEVGALLLAALRPSRYGTTGCGPPGPGAPAGALTAALPAGLDFVCLQEVFDPRAAHRLVSRLAPSLGPVLYDVGSLGLQRGPHLKLLGSGLLLASRYPLLRAAFRSFPHARREDALASKGLLSAQAQVGILDGRRVVGFLHCTHLHAPSEDGPLRCKQLTLLLDWIERFEAESRQSGEAVAFSVLLGDLNFDNCSLDHAQEQEHQLFDHFRDPCRLGTRREQPWALGTILNTSTLHHTVVCSPEMLRRALEQEKGRHRYLAGPARGGPRPKPWRGRRLDYVLYRGVAGAPLSPDVEQVTFSTALAGLTDHLAVGLQLRVSALP from the exons ATGCAGTCGGCGCCCGCctggcccccgccgcccgcctcccTGCGGCCCTCCGCCTTCCCGCACCCCGCGCTGCACGCCCTCCACCGCCTGGCCCGAGCCCTGCTCTTCCCGGCCTACTGGGCCCTGGACCGGCTGCTGGGCTGCTGCGCGCCCGGGGCGCGTCCGAGCGGCCTGGCGGGGCtgagggcggcggcgggcgcggcggcggcgctgctgctgctgctcctggccggcctccccctggccctgcccgCGCTGCCGCTGTGGCTGCTCCTGCAGGCCTGGCGCCGCCCCTTCTGCTACGCGCCCCCTCCGCCGTGCTgggcgccccccgcgccctggCGCCCCCCGGCCCAGCCCGTGCGCCGCTTTGGCTTCCTCAGCGCCAACGTGTGCCTGCTGCCCGACGGGCTAGCGCGCTTCAGCAATCTGAGCCACAGCCAGCGGCGGGCCGAGGAGGTGGGCGCCCTGCTGCTCGCCGCCCTGCGGCCCTCGCGCTACGGGACCACGGGCTGCGGTCCGCCCGGGCCGGGGGCGCCTGCTGGGGCGCTGACAGCCGCGCTGCCGGCGGGCCTGGACTTCGTGTGCTTGCAGGAGGTGTTCGACCCGCGCGCGGCGCACCGCCTGGTCAGCCGCCTGGCGCCCAGCCTGGGCCCGGTGCTGTACGACGTGGGCTCCCTCGGCCTGCAGCGCGGGCCGCACCTCAAGCTGCTCGGCAGCGGGCTGCTGCTGGCCTCGCGCTACCCGCTGCTGCGCGCCGCCTTCCGGTCTTTCCCCCACGCACGTCGCGAGGACGCGCTGGCCTCCAAGGGTCTGCTCTCCGCACAG GCGCAGGTGGGCATCCTGGACGGGCGCCGCGTCGTGGGCTTCCTGCACTGCACGCACTTGCATGCGCCAAGTG agGACGGGCCCTTGCGCTGCAAGCAGCTGACCCTTCTGCTGGACTGGATCGAGCGCTTCGAAGCCGAGAGCCGCCAAAGCGGCGAGGCCGTGGCCTTCAGCGTGCTTCTGGGTGACCTGAACTTCGACAACTGCTCTTTAG ACCACGCGCAGGAGCAGGAGCACCAGCTCTTCGACCACTTCCGGGACCCCTGCCGGCTGGGCACTCGCCGGgagcagccctgggccctgg gcacgATCCTGAACACCTCCACTCTCCACCACACGGTGGTCTGCTCCCCAGAGATGCTGCGGAG GGCCctggagcaggagaaggggcgCCACCGCTACCTGGCTGGCCCTGCCCGCGGAGGCCCCCGGCCTAAGCCCTGGCGGGGCCGGCGCCTCGACTATGTCCTGTACCGGGGAGTGGCCGGAGCCCCACTGAGCCCA gacGTGGAGCAGGTGACCTTCAGCACCGCCCTGGCAGGGCTCACAGACCACTTGGCCGTGGGACTTCAGCTCCGAGTGTCCGCGCTGCCCTGA